The Hymenobacter sp. 5317J-9 genome has a window encoding:
- a CDS encoding TonB-dependent receptor has protein sequence MSALLVLLGHDLRAQDRNLTGTVIGSDGASIPGVTVLVKGTKLGTSTDADGKFTVSAPASASTLVFSYVGYATQEVAIGGQSSFNIRLATDTKDLSEVVVVGYGTQSRRDLTGSVATITGKEIATAPVQSFDQALQGRAPGVNITTPNGVLNNPPVIRIRGVNSINLSSSPLIVIDGVPAFTGNNSALGSVPNNPLSNLNPADIESMEVLKDASATAIYGSRAAGGVILVTTKKGRKGQSHLSYDTWAGWSKPVRLYDVLNAQQYVDVKNEAVRNLNANRRAIGAAATNVEGFKLADANGNAADTRWYDYIYRTGFSQSHNLNFSGGTDKTSFFSSVGYTNQKGMIVNNDFKRLSARLNVDHKLYKNFTVGMRVAYSNTQNASPNTGSVGDNAFGSAGLGRVPILLPPNLAAYNPDGSPNVSGTSIGPGPNLNPTNGQPFVIGFINPVVDIKNNYFTSEGSQIEGSVYADWEIISGLNLRTSYGLNNLSFEDKAFYTSLPGSLTPTGEADNYFRTNKRWNWQNTLQYDHSFAEKHNLSLLVGNEQQNTDIQRWGASRTGVADDFFTTFQGNYTNIASSGQFQGTNYLVSFFGRVNYNYDHKYLASASVRRDGYSAFAKKYGNFYGASLGYVVSEEAFWKNASFSNVFSTLKLTGSYGMVGNNQGIADFVALSTYTSGLYAANPTLYYGNAGNQNLTWETSKKTDIGLSFGFFQDRLRGNAAYYENLVDGLILDVPQSPSKGIPNNSIQANVGSMRNTGIEVDLSYNVLQGKAFSWTVSGNVTTLKNRVLSLATEGQRIGTSTGGLETSNYTQVGHSVGEILAVRSLGVNPDNGRRMIRKADGTVVEYNHQGTSGVGSTGWTIKGTNTNTSAPTQLQDGEYFGPVLPTWYGGFDNTFRYKGIDLGLFVQFSGGNYIYNGTKSGLHDQRFWNNEVDILNHWTESNRDAKWPRVVYGDNVSNGSALVMSSNVEKGDFARLRQVSLGYSFDQGLLTRLGVANARLYVQVQNALLFTKYSGIDPEISSNGTSTVAAGANTGAGVDRNSVGQARTYTVGFNIGF, from the coding sequence ATGTCCGCGCTGCTGGTCTTGCTGGGCCACGACCTGCGGGCTCAGGACCGAAACCTGACGGGCACCGTAATAGGCTCCGACGGCGCCTCCATTCCGGGCGTGACCGTGCTGGTGAAGGGCACCAAACTGGGCACTTCCACCGACGCCGACGGTAAGTTCACGGTATCGGCGCCGGCCTCGGCCAGCACGCTGGTGTTTTCCTACGTGGGCTACGCCACGCAGGAAGTGGCCATCGGCGGCCAGTCGTCGTTCAACATCCGCTTGGCCACCGACACCAAAGACCTGAGCGAGGTGGTGGTGGTGGGCTACGGCACGCAGTCGCGCCGCGACCTGACGGGCAGCGTGGCCACCATCACGGGCAAAGAAATTGCCACCGCGCCGGTCCAAAGTTTCGACCAGGCCCTGCAGGGCCGGGCCCCGGGGGTGAACATCACCACGCCCAACGGCGTGCTGAACAACCCGCCCGTTATCCGCATTCGCGGCGTCAACTCCATCAACCTGAGCTCGTCGCCGCTGATTGTGATTGACGGCGTTCCGGCCTTCACGGGCAACAACTCGGCCCTGGGCAGCGTGCCCAACAACCCGCTGAGCAACCTGAACCCGGCCGACATCGAGAGCATGGAAGTGCTGAAAGACGCTTCGGCCACGGCCATCTATGGTTCGAGGGCAGCCGGTGGGGTCATCCTCGTCACCACCAAGAAAGGCCGCAAAGGCCAGAGCCACTTATCGTACGACACCTGGGCCGGCTGGTCGAAGCCAGTGCGGCTCTACGACGTGCTGAATGCCCAGCAGTACGTGGACGTGAAAAACGAAGCCGTGCGCAACCTCAACGCCAACCGCCGGGCCATCGGCGCGGCGGCCACCAACGTGGAAGGCTTCAAGCTGGCCGACGCTAACGGCAACGCCGCCGACACCCGCTGGTACGACTACATCTACCGCACGGGCTTTTCGCAGTCGCACAACCTGAACTTCTCGGGCGGTACGGACAAGACGAGCTTCTTCTCGTCGGTGGGTTACACCAACCAGAAGGGTATGATTGTGAACAACGACTTCAAGCGGTTGTCGGCCCGCCTGAACGTGGACCACAAGCTGTACAAAAACTTTACGGTGGGCATGCGCGTGGCCTATTCCAATACGCAAAACGCTTCGCCGAATACGGGTTCGGTGGGCGACAACGCCTTTGGCTCGGCGGGCCTGGGCCGCGTGCCCATTCTGCTGCCGCCCAACCTAGCCGCCTACAACCCCGACGGCAGCCCCAACGTGAGCGGCACCAGCATCGGGCCCGGCCCCAACCTAAACCCCACCAATGGCCAGCCCTTCGTGATTGGCTTCATCAACCCGGTGGTCGACATCAAAAACAACTACTTTACTTCCGAAGGCAGCCAGATTGAGGGCAGCGTGTACGCGGACTGGGAAATCATCAGCGGCCTGAACCTGCGCACCAGCTACGGCCTCAACAACCTGAGCTTCGAGGACAAAGCCTTCTACACCTCGCTGCCCGGCTCGCTCACCCCCACGGGCGAGGCCGACAACTACTTCCGCACCAACAAGCGCTGGAACTGGCAGAACACGCTGCAGTACGACCACTCCTTTGCCGAGAAGCACAACCTTTCGCTGCTGGTGGGCAACGAGCAGCAAAACACTGATATTCAGCGCTGGGGTGCCTCGCGTACGGGCGTGGCCGATGACTTTTTCACCACCTTCCAGGGCAACTACACCAACATCGCGTCGTCGGGCCAGTTTCAGGGCACCAATTACCTGGTGTCGTTTTTCGGGCGCGTGAACTACAATTACGACCACAAGTACCTGGCCAGCGCGAGCGTGCGCCGCGACGGCTACTCGGCGTTTGCCAAGAAATACGGCAACTTCTACGGCGCCTCGCTGGGCTACGTGGTGTCGGAGGAGGCCTTCTGGAAAAACGCTTCGTTCTCCAACGTCTTCTCCACCCTGAAACTGACCGGCAGCTACGGCATGGTGGGCAACAACCAGGGCATTGCCGACTTCGTGGCCCTGTCCACCTACACTTCGGGCCTGTACGCGGCCAACCCGACGCTGTACTACGGCAACGCCGGCAACCAGAACCTAACCTGGGAAACCAGCAAGAAAACCGACATTGGCCTGTCGTTCGGCTTCTTCCAGGACCGCCTGCGGGGCAACGCCGCCTACTACGAAAACCTGGTGGACGGCCTGATTCTGGACGTGCCGCAGTCGCCGTCCAAGGGCATCCCCAACAACTCCATTCAGGCCAACGTGGGCTCGATGCGCAACACCGGCATTGAGGTAGACCTGAGCTACAACGTGCTGCAAGGCAAGGCCTTCAGCTGGACGGTGAGCGGCAACGTGACCACGCTCAAAAACCGCGTGCTCTCGCTGGCCACCGAAGGCCAGCGCATCGGCACTTCCACCGGCGGCCTCGAAACCTCCAACTACACCCAAGTGGGCCACTCGGTGGGCGAAATCCTGGCCGTGCGCTCTTTGGGCGTGAACCCCGACAACGGCCGCCGCATGATTCGGAAGGCCGACGGCACTGTGGTGGAATACAACCACCAGGGTACCTCCGGCGTGGGCTCGACTGGCTGGACCATCAAGGGCACCAACACCAACACCTCTGCCCCCACCCAATTGCAGGACGGCGAATACTTCGGTCCGGTGCTGCCCACCTGGTACGGCGGCTTTGACAACACGTTCCGCTACAAGGGCATCGACCTGGGCCTGTTTGTGCAGTTCTCGGGTGGCAACTACATCTACAACGGCACGAAGTCGGGCCTGCACGACCAGCGCTTCTGGAACAACGAGGTCGACATCCTCAACCACTGGACCGAAAGCAACCGCGACGCCAAGTGGCCCCGCGTGGTGTATGGCGACAACGTGTCGAACGGCTCGGCCCTCGTGATGTCGTCGAACGTGGAGAAAGGCGATTTCGCCCGCCTGCGCCAGGTGTCGCTGGGCTACTCCTTCGACCAAGGCCTGCTCACCCGCCTCGGCGTGGCCAACGCCCGCCTCTACGTGCAGGTGCAGAACGCGCTGCTGTTCACCAAGTACTCGGGCATCGACCCCGAGATTTCGAGCAACGGCACCAGCACGGTGGCCGCCGGCGCCAACACCGGCGCAGGCGTCGACCGCAACTCCGTGGGCCAGGCCCGCACCTACACCGTGGGCTTCAACATTGGCTTCTAA
- a CDS encoding DUF4129 domain-containing protein: MGKLQLQHGGRWGRRVLLALCLSGSAASPGWAKPAPSTEKPAAERPKPTAKPLPADRNTRLPVRRYDEARLRELASQRDFRYVEPDQTTSAWDAFWARIWRWLGSLLRTPTGRVTWKYGVYAAILVALVYAVLKLLEVDVTAAFGRSGRRGALAYDSGAENIHEVDFRTRIAEAEAAGNFRLAIRLGYLEVLKHLTDGGLIQWQPDKTNHAYLFELPNGPLRDAFRAATREFEYVWYGDLRLNAPLYQQARASQRAVSAQLAGRPRIAVPAPNALAD; encoded by the coding sequence TTGGGTAAACTTCAGCTACAACACGGCGGCCGCTGGGGCCGGCGCGTGCTGCTGGCCCTGTGCCTGTCCGGCAGTGCCGCCAGCCCGGGCTGGGCCAAACCCGCACCATCGACTGAAAAGCCCGCGGCCGAGCGGCCCAAACCCACGGCCAAGCCCCTGCCGGCCGACCGCAACACCCGCCTGCCCGTGCGGCGCTACGACGAAGCCCGCCTGCGCGAGCTGGCCAGCCAGCGCGACTTCCGCTACGTGGAGCCCGACCAAACCACCAGCGCCTGGGACGCCTTCTGGGCCCGCATCTGGCGCTGGCTGGGCAGCCTGCTGCGCACGCCCACCGGCCGCGTTACGTGGAAATACGGCGTGTATGCGGCCATTCTGGTAGCCTTGGTGTACGCCGTGCTCAAGCTGCTGGAAGTGGACGTGACGGCGGCCTTCGGCCGCTCGGGTCGGCGCGGCGCGCTGGCCTACGACAGCGGCGCCGAGAACATTCACGAAGTGGACTTCCGCACCCGCATTGCCGAGGCCGAGGCGGCGGGCAACTTCCGCTTGGCCATTCGCCTGGGCTACCTCGAAGTGCTGAAGCACCTGACGGACGGTGGCCTCATTCAGTGGCAGCCCGACAAGACCAACCACGCCTACCTATTTGAATTGCCCAACGGGCCGCTGCGCGACGCTTTTCGGGCGGCTACCCGCGAGTTTGAGTACGTGTGGTACGGCGACCTGCGCCTCAACGCCCCGCTCTACCAGCAGGCCCGGGCCAGCCAGCGCGCCGTGAGCGCCCAGTTGGCGGGCCGCCCCCGCATCGCCGTGCCCGCCCCTAACGCCCTTGCCGACTAA
- a CDS encoding stage II sporulation protein M: protein MREAVFLRQNQERWQQYEKQPAAGPDELAARFVALTDDLAYAQTFYPTSPTTAYLNGLAGKLHQRLYANKRQSHGRFAQFWAVELPLVVARHHRTLGFTALLFLVFTALGALSAAQDDSFVRVVLGDAYVNQTIEYIRRGDPMAVYKQEGETLMFLGITANNVYVALSIYVLGATLGIGTLVQMFRTGIMLGSFQYFFYHYHMLRASVLTIWIHGTLEISAVVVAGAAGFVMARGLLFPGTFSRSEAFRLAARDGLKMAIGLVPIFVVAGFLESFVTRHTEMPVAASLAIIGSSAAFIAWYFVWHPRQLGRRLETAAAAAQ, encoded by the coding sequence ATGCGAGAAGCCGTTTTTTTGCGCCAGAACCAGGAGCGCTGGCAGCAGTACGAAAAGCAGCCCGCGGCCGGCCCCGACGAGCTGGCCGCCCGCTTCGTGGCCCTCACCGACGACCTGGCCTACGCCCAGACCTTTTACCCTACCTCGCCCACCACGGCCTACCTCAACGGCCTGGCCGGCAAGCTGCACCAGCGCCTCTACGCCAACAAGCGCCAGAGCCACGGCCGCTTCGCCCAGTTCTGGGCCGTGGAGCTGCCGCTGGTGGTGGCCCGGCACCACCGCACGCTGGGGTTCACGGCGCTGCTCTTTTTGGTGTTCACGGCGCTGGGCGCCCTCTCGGCGGCGCAAGACGACTCGTTTGTGCGCGTGGTGCTGGGCGACGCCTACGTGAACCAGACCATCGAATACATCCGCCGCGGCGACCCCATGGCCGTGTACAAGCAGGAGGGCGAAACATTGATGTTCCTCGGCATCACCGCCAACAACGTGTACGTGGCGCTGAGCATTTACGTGCTGGGGGCCACGCTGGGCATCGGCACACTGGTGCAGATGTTTCGCACGGGCATCATGCTGGGCTCGTTTCAATACTTCTTCTACCACTACCACATGCTGCGCGCCTCGGTGCTCACCATCTGGATACACGGCACGCTGGAAATTTCGGCCGTGGTGGTGGCCGGCGCCGCCGGCTTCGTGATGGCGCGGGGCCTGCTGTTTCCGGGCACGTTCAGCCGGAGCGAGGCGTTTCGCCTCGCCGCGCGCGACGGCCTCAAAATGGCCATCGGGCTGGTGCCCATCTTCGTGGTGGCCGGTTTTCTGGAAAGCTTCGTGACGCGCCACACCGAGATGCCGGTGGCGGCCAGCCTCGCCATCATCGGCAGCTCGGCGGCTTTCATTGCGTGGTACTTTGTGTGGCATCCGCGCCAGCTGGGCCGCCGGCTCGAAACCGCGGCCGCCGCGGCCCAATAA
- a CDS encoding RagB/SusD family nutrient uptake outer membrane protein produces MKKFINTKAAAALCAALLSAGAFSSCQTDKLSPVPVTLFSDKVVFDTPARVELQANGLYSFVKDGRFLGGRYQIFSDIRANDFLNRASNLVTGTAVWNHTLTETSQNDVINTWGAGYAAINQINVFLAGLDANSSKFVAPIFPADYATKANNYRGEARLLRALCYYSLLQLYARPYADGSGSKPGLPLRLRAEIDDTGNDLARSSVADVYTQILADLDFAETSLPLTYGSSAATLNVTRAHRNTAIALKTRVYLSMGRYADVIREANKLVPAAAPYAAPSGVPNALNASVAAVFAGTQETTESILSFPFTVADGPGTQNQLAYYFLPPGAANGGNGEYGLNTAAGGILASSAFAATDARRTNFVQVVGSESFLKKYPTGTNTSTPYVDKAPVIRYAEVMLNLAEAKVRSTNAVDAQALQLLNAVRTRSNPTGAYASFATAADMLDALLLERRIEFLGEGLRNIDIMRLNAPIPGKGSVSAVNPSDVLYVWPIPSSELSTNKLMTRN; encoded by the coding sequence ATGAAGAAATTTATAAACACCAAAGCGGCCGCGGCCCTGTGCGCGGCCCTGCTCTCGGCGGGTGCCTTCTCGTCCTGCCAAACCGATAAGCTTAGCCCCGTTCCCGTCACCTTGTTCTCGGACAAAGTGGTATTCGACACCCCTGCCCGCGTCGAGCTGCAGGCCAACGGCTTGTACAGCTTCGTGAAAGACGGCCGTTTCCTGGGCGGACGCTACCAGATTTTCAGCGACATCCGGGCCAACGACTTCCTCAACCGCGCCTCGAACCTGGTGACCGGCACGGCCGTGTGGAACCACACGCTCACCGAAACTTCCCAGAACGACGTCATCAACACCTGGGGCGCGGGCTACGCCGCCATCAACCAAATCAACGTGTTTCTGGCCGGCCTCGATGCGAATTCCTCGAAGTTCGTCGCGCCCATTTTCCCGGCCGACTACGCCACCAAAGCCAACAACTACCGCGGCGAAGCCCGGCTGCTGCGCGCCCTGTGCTACTACTCGCTGCTGCAGTTGTACGCCCGGCCCTACGCCGACGGCAGCGGCAGCAAGCCCGGCCTGCCCCTGCGCCTGCGCGCCGAAATCGACGACACCGGCAACGACTTGGCCCGCAGCTCGGTGGCCGACGTGTACACGCAGATTCTGGCCGACCTGGACTTTGCCGAAACCAGCCTGCCGCTGACCTATGGCTCCTCGGCCGCGACCCTGAACGTGACGCGGGCCCACCGCAACACGGCCATCGCCCTCAAAACGCGGGTGTACCTGAGCATGGGCCGCTACGCCGACGTGATTCGGGAAGCCAACAAGCTGGTGCCCGCCGCTGCGCCCTATGCCGCCCCCAGCGGCGTGCCCAACGCCCTCAACGCCTCGGTAGCCGCCGTGTTTGCGGGCACTCAGGAAACCACGGAAAGCATTTTGTCTTTCCCCTTCACCGTGGCCGACGGCCCGGGCACCCAAAACCAGCTGGCCTACTACTTCCTGCCCCCCGGCGCCGCCAACGGCGGCAACGGCGAATACGGCCTGAACACCGCCGCGGGCGGCATCTTGGCCAGCTCGGCCTTTGCCGCCACCGATGCCCGCCGCACCAACTTCGTGCAGGTGGTGGGTTCGGAGTCGTTCCTGAAAAAGTACCCCACTGGCACCAACACCAGCACGCCCTACGTCGACAAGGCGCCCGTCATTCGCTACGCCGAGGTGATGCTGAACCTGGCCGAAGCCAAGGTGCGCTCCACCAACGCCGTCGACGCGCAGGCGCTGCAGCTACTCAACGCCGTCCGGACCCGCTCGAACCCCACCGGGGCCTACGCCTCGTTCGCCACGGCCGCCGACATGCTCGACGCCCTGCTGCTGGAGCGCCGCATCGAGTTTCTGGGCGAAGGCCTGCGCAACATCGACATCATGCGCCTCAACGCCCCCATTCCGGGCAAAGGCTCGGTGTCGGCCGTCAACCCTTCCGACGTGCTCTACGTGTGGCCCATCCCCTCCTCGGAGCTGTCCACCAACAAGCTCATGACGCGCAACTAG
- a CDS encoding RDD family protein: MASIRVQTAQNVSLEYEVASLGDRIVAAILDNLVLGAWVAALAVLFSAGGLNSTASMVTLGVLGGVPYVFYHLVCEVFFNGQSIGKKARDIRVMRLDGTAPSLGDYLLRWLLRIVDTSLMGLVAIITIAANGRGQRLGDLAAGTTVVKVRPQASSPLAPNLASLAGYQPVFPQAALLADHDVALIRQLANQASARNNYELLNEIANKVKEITGIQTDLQDAPFLQTVLRDHAHLAHQ; this comes from the coding sequence ATGGCCAGCATCCGCGTCCAGACCGCCCAAAACGTTTCGCTCGAATACGAAGTCGCCAGCCTCGGCGACCGCATCGTGGCCGCCATTCTCGACAACCTCGTCTTGGGCGCCTGGGTGGCTGCTCTGGCGGTGCTATTTTCGGCGGGTGGGCTCAACAGCACCGCGTCGATGGTGACGCTGGGCGTGCTGGGGGGCGTGCCCTACGTGTTTTACCATCTGGTCTGCGAGGTGTTTTTCAACGGCCAAAGCATTGGTAAGAAGGCCCGCGACATTCGCGTGATGCGCCTCGACGGCACGGCCCCGAGCCTGGGCGACTACCTGCTGCGCTGGCTGCTGCGCATCGTCGACACAAGCCTGATGGGACTGGTGGCCATCATCACCATTGCCGCCAACGGGCGCGGGCAGCGCCTCGGCGACCTGGCCGCCGGCACCACCGTGGTGAAGGTGCGCCCGCAGGCCAGCTCGCCGCTGGCTCCCAACTTAGCCAGCCTGGCCGGCTACCAACCGGTGTTTCCGCAGGCGGCCCTACTCGCCGACCACGACGTGGCCCTGATTCGGCAGCTGGCCAACCAGGCCAGCGCCCGCAACAACTACGAGCTGCTGAACGAAATTGCCAACAAGGTGAAGGAAATCACGGGCATCCAAACCGATTTGCAGGACGCGCCCTTTCTGCAAACCGTGTTGCGCGACCATGCCCACCTGGCCCATCAGTAA